In one window of Gymnogyps californianus isolate 813 chromosome 7, ASM1813914v2, whole genome shotgun sequence DNA:
- the ARL4C gene encoding ADP-ribosylation factor-like protein 4C, with the protein MGNISSNISAFQSLHIVMLGLDSAGKTTVLYRLKFNEFVNTVPTIGFNTEKIRLSNGTAKGISCHFWDVGGQEKLRPLWKSYSRCTDGIIYVVDSVDVDRLEEAKTELHKVTKFAENQGTPLLVIANKQDLPKSLPVAEIEKQLALHELTPSTTYHIQPACAIIGEGLTEGMDKLYEMILKRRKSLKQKKKR; encoded by the coding sequence ATGGGGAACATCTCCTCCAACATCTCCGCCTTCCAGTCCCTGCACATCGTCATGCTGGGCCTGGACTCGGCGGGGAAGACCACGGTGCTCTACCGGTTGAAGTTCAACGAGTTCGTCAACACCGTGCCCACCATCGGCTTCAACACGGAGAAGATCCGGCTGAGCAACGGGACGGCCAAGGGCATCAGCTGCCACTTTTGGGACGTGGGTGGTCAGGAGAAGCTGCGCCCGCTCTGGAAGTCCTACAGCCGCTGCACCGATGGCATCATCTACGTGGTGGACTCAGTGGACGTGGACCGGCTGGAGGAGGCCAAAACAGAGCTGCACAAGGTGACCAAGTTCGCCGAGAACCAGGGCACCCCGCTGCTGGTCATCGCCAACAAGCAGGACCTGCCCAAGTCCCTGCCGGTGGCCGAGATCGAGAAGCAGCTGGCCCTCCACGAGCTGACCCCTTCCACCACCTACCACATCCAGCCCGCCTGCGCCATCATCGGCGAGGGGCTCACGGAGGGCATGGACAAGCTCTACGAGATGATCCTGAAGCGGAGGAAGTCCCTCAAGCAGAAGAAGAAGCGGTAG